The following proteins come from a genomic window of Pirellulales bacterium:
- a CDS encoding prepilin-type N-terminal cleavage/methylation domain-containing protein: MNQARKQWSVAGNQQSLDRFGPACSPIANHPPQSAARGFTLTELLIVVAIIVTVSVATVPLVKPSLDSRRIRESGRMASTQFASAQSEALANGRSAGVWLERMLNEPTACMDMFLCEVPLPYAGDSETSKATITALGPTNASVKFQSSASSDIGWYGLLKPGDLIRFNYSGPYYQLGGPTQQDPPGNVVLKELNTTAFTLTSTNAADMTIHVPPSVSGSWETPYQVYRQPVKASHTPVQLPAGDVIDLYYSGMSGMAISGVSDSFGNSLSSNASLPVIVTFDQTGELESLYYNGTKHSITGPLYFLVGKRDKLASLQTDTSNDNLTDMENLWVAINPQTGLVTTAEVASSASSVQGSRAFATSAQSMGGR; the protein is encoded by the coding sequence ATGAATCAGGCTCGAAAACAGTGGTCTGTCGCAGGCAATCAGCAGTCGCTGGACCGCTTTGGGCCGGCGTGTTCTCCGATCGCAAATCACCCACCGCAGTCCGCTGCTCGTGGTTTTACCCTGACCGAGCTTTTAATCGTGGTAGCGATTATCGTCACGGTATCAGTCGCCACCGTGCCGCTCGTGAAGCCATCGCTCGATAGCCGGCGCATTCGGGAATCGGGCCGGATGGCAAGCACGCAATTTGCCTCCGCGCAAAGCGAAGCGTTGGCCAATGGCCGCTCGGCCGGCGTGTGGCTGGAGCGCATGTTGAACGAGCCGACGGCCTGCATGGATATGTTTCTGTGCGAAGTGCCGCTGCCTTATGCCGGCGATTCAGAAACATCGAAGGCCACGATTACGGCCCTCGGCCCAACCAACGCCTCTGTAAAATTCCAAAGCTCCGCCAGCAGCGATATCGGCTGGTATGGCTTATTGAAGCCCGGCGATTTAATCCGCTTCAACTACAGCGGACCGTATTACCAGCTGGGTGGTCCCACGCAGCAAGATCCGCCCGGAAACGTCGTGTTGAAGGAGTTGAATACCACGGCCTTTACGCTCACTTCCACCAACGCCGCCGATATGACGATCCATGTTCCTCCCTCAGTTTCTGGGAGTTGGGAAACGCCATATCAGGTGTACCGCCAGCCCGTGAAGGCCTCGCACACGCCGGTGCAATTGCCCGCCGGCGATGTCATCGATTTGTACTACTCAGGTATGTCAGGCATGGCCATCTCAGGCGTCAGCGATTCGTTCGGCAACAGCTTGTCGAGCAACGCCTCACTGCCGGTGATTGTTACGTTCGATCAAACCGGCGAATTAGAAAGTTTGTACTACAACGGCACCAAGCACAGTATTACCGGGCCGCTGTATTTTCTGGTCGGCAAGCGCGACAAGTTAGCTTCGCTACAGACCGACACGTCGAACGACAACTTGACCGACATGGAAAATCTGTGGGTGGCAATTAACCCACAAACGGGCTTGGTCACCACTGCGGAAGTGGCATCGTCAGCCTCCAGCGTGCAGGGGTCGCGAGCCTTTGCCACGTCGGCCCAATCCATGGGAGGCAGATGA
- a CDS encoding type II secretion system protein, whose product MQATNHKLLCRKLRRRRVFSALPPAPYSLCPTSCAPRPAFTLVELLVAITIMAILASMALFALASASEAAKGAKTRALIAKLDVLVMAKYESYRTRRVPVDVQQVAAFRNYTPSIVGWAQARLDVIRELMRMELPDRFTDITDAPVTKMKDSSGNVTTMARSSASVAYLATMPTAPSRTYESAKCLYLFVAKGTDDPDVMQQFSPEDIATDTDGMNYFVDAWGEPIFLLRWAPGFQSPLQPWNVNSTDALGHSNTNKTYPTVSDPIDPMQVYKPGAGDLFNNPNATTAGQIYPPLFPLIFSNGPDKIGDIFLTGASPPFQYSTTSPPNNPFALVSGGLLGAPTDLPSDFTPVGVNTGDGVDNSVDNISNHDLTENQ is encoded by the coding sequence ATGCAGGCAACAAATCACAAACTGTTATGCCGAAAACTCCGACGCCGTCGGGTTTTTTCAGCACTGCCCCCTGCGCCCTACTCCCTGTGCCCTACTTCCTGCGCCCCGCGCCCCGCTTTCACCCTCGTAGAGCTACTGGTGGCCATTACGATTATGGCCATCTTAGCGTCGATGGCGCTGTTTGCGCTGGCCAGTGCTTCGGAAGCCGCCAAAGGGGCCAAAACCCGCGCCCTCATCGCCAAGCTGGATGTCTTGGTCATGGCGAAATACGAATCATATCGCACTCGGCGCGTGCCGGTGGACGTGCAGCAAGTAGCGGCCTTTCGGAATTACACGCCGTCGATTGTCGGCTGGGCTCAAGCCCGGCTGGATGTCATTCGCGAACTGATGCGCATGGAATTGCCCGATCGGTTTACCGACATTACTGATGCTCCGGTCACGAAAATGAAAGACAGTAGCGGTAATGTCACCACCATGGCTCGGTCCTCGGCCAGTGTTGCGTATTTGGCGACGATGCCCACTGCGCCCTCGCGAACCTACGAAAGCGCCAAGTGCTTGTATCTGTTTGTGGCCAAAGGCACCGACGATCCGGACGTCATGCAGCAGTTTTCGCCGGAAGATATTGCCACTGACACCGACGGCATGAACTACTTTGTGGACGCTTGGGGCGAGCCTATTTTCCTGCTTCGCTGGGCGCCCGGTTTTCAATCGCCGCTGCAGCCGTGGAATGTCAATTCCACCGACGCGCTAGGCCATTCCAACACCAACAAAACCTATCCCACGGTGAGCGATCCCATCGATCCCATGCAAGTTTATAAACCGGGAGCGGGAGATTTGTTTAACAACCCCAATGCAACCACCGCCGGGCAGATTTATCCGCCGCTGTTCCCGCTGATATTTTCCAACGGGCCCGACAAAATTGGCGACATTTTTCTGACGGGCGCCAGCCCGCCGTTTCAATATTCCACGACGTCACCGCCGAATAATCCGTTCGCTTTGGTGAGCGGTGGATTGTTGGGCGCGCCGACCGACTTGCCCAGCGACTTCACCCCGGTTGGCGTGAACACCGGCGACGGCGTCGACAATTCGGTCGACAACATTTCCAACCACGATTTAACGGAAAACCAGTAA
- a CDS encoding HD domain-containing protein, with translation MPSIRDIPELAGLSARRSLVRIPPELDVPLTDRVRHLIDTPEFRRLGQVSQVGLVGQVYPAARHTRFEHSLGVYRLALLYLQQLSYDERFTAAISPMDAELFLVAALLHDLGHWPFCHLIEDLRLPSVPHHEMFANSFLLEGEIADVLRDEWNINPRDIVALLSEKPRDQRSRILTSLLSGPIDIDKMDYLQRDSLHAGVPYGRHFDQQRLIASLCLNEAGDGLALTDKGKTAAEMLIFARYIMFSEVYWHHAVRSATAMFQRAFFLLHGMLDLDALFRLTDVRLIEELQRVGSGGPGGELLDSLFGSARRLYKRLAQYSYFQERRLYDQLARRPYPWLAQCTEQFAAAASTALGRRIAPHEVLFDAPPMKPEIEFHVEIYFAKERRYRPLAEVSPVVQTLTTSQFDDYVKRVRIFVHPSLAADLRQLPNIAELVQTAIGKME, from the coding sequence GTGCCATCCATCCGTGACATCCCTGAACTGGCCGGCCTTTCTGCCCGGCGATCGCTGGTGCGCATTCCGCCGGAATTGGATGTGCCGCTGACCGATCGCGTGCGGCACCTCATCGATACGCCCGAATTTCGCCGCTTGGGGCAAGTCAGCCAGGTGGGATTGGTCGGCCAAGTATATCCGGCGGCGCGGCATACACGCTTCGAGCATTCGCTGGGCGTGTATCGGTTGGCGCTGTTGTATTTGCAGCAGTTGTCGTACGACGAGCGCTTTACCGCCGCCATTTCTCCCATGGATGCCGAATTGTTCCTGGTGGCGGCGCTGTTGCACGATTTGGGGCATTGGCCGTTTTGCCACTTGATTGAAGACTTGCGATTACCCAGCGTGCCGCACCACGAAATGTTCGCCAACAGTTTTTTGCTCGAAGGGGAAATTGCCGACGTGCTGCGCGACGAGTGGAATATTAACCCGCGCGACATTGTCGCCTTGCTGTCGGAAAAGCCGCGCGATCAGCGCTCGCGCATTTTGACGAGCCTGCTGTCGGGCCCTATCGACATTGACAAAATGGATTATCTGCAGCGCGACAGCCTACACGCCGGCGTGCCTTATGGCCGGCACTTCGACCAGCAGCGGCTGATTGCCAGCTTATGCTTGAACGAGGCCGGTGACGGGCTGGCGCTCACCGATAAAGGCAAAACCGCGGCCGAAATGCTCATTTTCGCCCGCTACATTATGTTCAGCGAAGTGTACTGGCATCATGCGGTGCGGTCGGCCACGGCCATGTTCCAACGGGCCTTTTTCCTGTTGCACGGCATGCTCGATTTAGATGCCCTATTTCGTCTCACCGACGTGCGCCTGATTGAAGAGCTGCAACGCGTGGGAAGCGGCGGCCCGGGAGGGGAATTATTAGACAGCTTGTTCGGCTCCGCCCGCCGGCTGTACAAGCGGTTGGCGCAATATAGCTATTTCCAGGAACGCCGCCTGTACGACCAATTGGCGCGGCGGCCGTATCCGTGGCTGGCGCAATGCACAGAGCAATTTGCGGCGGCGGCGAGCACGGCCCTGGGCCGGCGAATTGCGCCGCATGAAGTGTTGTTCGATGCCCCGCCGATGAAGCCCGAAATTGAGTTTCACGTTGAAATCTACTTCGCCAAGGAGCGGCGCTACCGTCCGCTGGCGGAAGTGTCGCCGGTGGTGCAAACCCTGACGACGAGCCAGTTCGACGATTACGTGAAACGGGTGCGAATTTTCGTGCATCCGAGCTTGGCTGCCGATCTCCGCCAATTGCCGAACATTGCCGAGTTGGTGCAAACGGCGATCGGCAAAATGGAGTGA
- a CDS encoding serine/threonine-protein kinase: MADRSSTRRYIPPAPGAPPPADSSSARLKPATESSAASSSKAALPPRADSPLPSSVPSTVDAAPPLEGQVHLETQPTVITKSPVLAHYPLAGLHPRDMGRLLEGESLGHFELLEYVGGGMGAVFKALDTMLNRTVAVKVLSQEQSSDEEMLRRFQNEAQSAARLDHENISRVHYVGEDRGWHYIVFEFIEGANVRDQVNEQGPLPLAEAVSYTLQIADALAHASSRDVVHRDIKPSNVLITPDGRAKLVDMGLARLHHVETEGDDLTASGVTLGTFDYISPEQARDPRNADVRSDIYSLGCTLYFMLTGRPPFPQGTVLQKLLQHQGDEPPDPRQFRPELPDDLLRILDRMLAKAPEKRFASPAELVAELAAFAQRHGFPATVTSSVVWLSPEETPPRLWERHLPWALPVAVLVVLALVLNVLWSHEASHAAFPPLHASTAIGNGPEGADSAKSSEKAAPISNSPTAPGTIIPNTSTPGIAPSSNVPRDESKGAAPTEPVLPAKSAVDENSP, encoded by the coding sequence ATGGCCGACCGCAGTTCTACTCGACGTTATATTCCGCCTGCACCAGGGGCACCTCCACCAGCGGATTCTTCCTCCGCTCGTTTGAAGCCGGCGACGGAAAGCTCGGCTGCGTCTTCCTCCAAGGCCGCGCTCCCCCCGCGGGCAGATTCGCCGCTACCTTCGTCAGTGCCTTCGACTGTCGACGCCGCGCCGCCACTGGAAGGCCAGGTGCATTTGGAAACTCAGCCCACGGTCATTACCAAATCGCCAGTGTTGGCGCACTATCCGCTGGCCGGGCTGCACCCGCGCGACATGGGCCGGCTGCTGGAAGGGGAAAGCCTAGGGCACTTCGAGCTGTTGGAATACGTCGGCGGCGGCATGGGGGCGGTGTTCAAAGCGCTAGATACCATGCTCAACCGCACCGTGGCGGTGAAGGTGCTGTCGCAGGAGCAATCGAGCGATGAAGAAATGCTGCGGCGGTTTCAGAACGAGGCCCAATCGGCGGCCCGGCTCGATCACGAAAATATCAGCCGCGTGCATTACGTGGGGGAAGATCGCGGCTGGCATTACATTGTGTTCGAGTTCATCGAAGGGGCCAATGTTCGCGATCAAGTGAACGAGCAGGGCCCCCTGCCGCTGGCCGAAGCCGTCAGCTACACCTTGCAAATTGCCGATGCCTTGGCGCACGCCAGCAGCCGCGATGTCGTGCATCGTGACATCAAGCCTTCCAACGTGCTCATTACCCCGGACGGCCGAGCCAAGCTGGTCGATATGGGCCTGGCCCGGCTGCATCACGTGGAGACCGAAGGAGACGACCTAACCGCCAGCGGCGTAACGCTCGGCACGTTCGATTACATTTCGCCGGAGCAAGCCCGCGACCCACGCAATGCCGATGTGCGCAGCGATATTTATTCGCTGGGCTGCACGCTGTACTTCATGCTCACCGGTCGCCCGCCGTTTCCTCAGGGAACCGTGTTGCAAAAGTTGCTGCAGCACCAGGGAGACGAGCCTCCCGATCCGCGGCAGTTCCGGCCCGAGTTGCCCGACGACTTATTGCGAATCCTCGACCGCATGCTGGCCAAAGCGCCGGAGAAGCGATTTGCCAGCCCGGCGGAGCTTGTGGCCGAATTGGCGGCGTTCGCCCAGCGGCATGGTTTTCCAGCGACCGTCACCAGCAGCGTGGTGTGGTTGTCTCCCGAGGAAACGCCGCCCCGGCTGTGGGAACGGCATTTGCCTTGGGCGTTGCCGGTGGCGGTGCTCGTCGTTTTGGCGCTGGTGTTGAATGTGCTTTGGTCGCATGAAGCCAGCCATGCAGCTTTTCCGCCGCTGCACGCGTCAACGGCCATTGGCAATGGGCCTGAAGGTGCTGATTCAGCAAAATCGTCGGAGAAAGCAGCGCCAATATCGAATTCGCCCACTGCCCCCGGCACAATTATTCCCAATACCTCCACGCCGGGCATCGCTCCATCGTCGAATGTTCCGCGGGACGAATCGAAAGGAGCCGCCCCGACAGAACCTGTTCTCCCCGCTAAGTCTGCGGTCGACGAGAACTCGCCCTAA